A section of the Methanoregula formicica SMSP genome encodes:
- a CDS encoding energy-coupling factor ABC transporter permease — MHIMEGFLPWQWCVIWWLVALPCLMLGIWQLKKVINADREALPLLGVTGGFIFILSSLKLPSVTGSCSHPTGTGLSAICFGPWITAVICAIVLLFQSLFLAHGGLSVLGANIVSMGIVGPLVGYAIYRLLKDTSVNIYLTVFLATALADMFTYVTTSLELALAYPAEVGGFASSFVMFMAIFAVTQVPLAIVEGVVLALVFKYIVALKPDILIRMKIFSEAQITAARGEA, encoded by the coding sequence ATGCACATCATGGAAGGATTCTTACCCTGGCAGTGGTGCGTAATCTGGTGGCTTGTCGCCCTCCCCTGCCTCATGCTCGGTATCTGGCAGCTCAAAAAGGTCATCAACGCAGACCGCGAGGCGCTGCCTCTGCTTGGCGTTACAGGCGGGTTTATCTTCATCCTCTCGTCCCTGAAGCTCCCGTCCGTCACGGGGAGCTGTTCGCACCCGACCGGCACCGGTCTCTCGGCTATCTGTTTTGGCCCGTGGATCACCGCCGTGATCTGCGCTATCGTTCTCCTCTTCCAGAGCCTCTTCCTCGCCCACGGCGGCCTCTCCGTTCTGGGGGCAAACATCGTCTCTATGGGTATTGTCGGCCCCCTTGTCGGGTACGCCATCTACCGGCTCTTAAAGGATACGTCGGTCAATATCTACCTGACAGTCTTCCTTGCAACGGCGCTCGCGGACATGTTCACCTACGTGACTACCTCGCTTGAACTTGCGCTTGCCTATCCCGCTGAGGTGGGCGGGTTTGCCAGTTCGTTTGTCATGTTCATGGCGATCTTTGCCGTCACGCAGGTGCCGCTTGCGATTGTCGAAGGAGTTGTGCTTGCCCTCGTGTTCAAGTACATCGTCGCCCTCAAGCCCGACATCCTCATCCGGATGAAGATATTTTCCGAAGCACAAATCACGGCAGCACGGGGTGAGGCATAA
- a CDS encoding VOC family protein, whose translation MPNIAYFEIPANNVDRAKHFYKNLLGWMIEPIKTPTMDLKSMEAIQYNEITLGEPTLGTINMGGLYKRQGDETIKNYVMVDDIDKVVAKVEKLGGKIVMPKFMIKGVGLVAVLQDTEGNGFGVWTPKM comes from the coding sequence ATGCCAAACATCGCCTATTTCGAGATCCCGGCCAACAATGTCGACCGCGCAAAGCACTTCTACAAGAACCTCCTCGGCTGGATGATCGAACCGATCAAAACCCCGACGATGGACCTCAAAAGCATGGAGGCAATCCAGTACAACGAGATCACGCTTGGCGAGCCAACGCTCGGGACCATCAACATGGGCGGGCTGTACAAGCGGCAGGGAGACGAGACTATCAAGAATTACGTGATGGTCGACGACATTGACAAGGTTGTTGCGAAGGTTGAGAAACTCGGCGGGAAGATCGTCATGCCAAAGTTCATGATCAAGGGAGTCGGGCTCGTTGCGGTCCTCCAGGACACTGAGGGGAACGGCTTCGGGGTCTGGACGCCGAAGATGTGA
- the cbiQ gene encoding cobalt ECF transporter T component CbiQ — MFEELLEDVAQTNGLRETSTWLKLAAGLSAIVLCLLSTGYAAPLFIALVLSAAILTLARVDLRTYAELFLVPLWFALMSVAVIVLISGGEHVFWNWDPLPFLSLSVTRESINTGFFVLCRVIGGMSALLFIALTTPMTDLFVVMRKARVPDFVIDLAMIIYRTIFFLLDQVRQIYHAQVMRLGYSGWKESVHTFSVLCGSAFIASWDAGDDLVRAMDARCYDGKFALLGENRPVELRPLAALALFLIAASAAVVATQGMTLL; from the coding sequence ATGTTTGAGGAGCTGCTGGAGGACGTTGCCCAGACAAATGGGCTGCGCGAAACGAGCACGTGGCTCAAGCTTGCGGCAGGCCTCTCCGCCATTGTCCTCTGTCTCCTCTCGACCGGCTACGCGGCCCCGCTCTTCATCGCGCTTGTCCTCTCCGCGGCAATCCTCACCCTCGCCCGCGTTGACCTGCGGACTTACGCGGAACTCTTCCTCGTCCCGCTCTGGTTTGCCCTGATGAGCGTGGCAGTCATTGTCCTCATCTCCGGTGGGGAGCACGTGTTCTGGAACTGGGACCCCCTGCCGTTCCTCTCGCTCTCGGTCACCCGCGAGAGCATCAACACCGGGTTCTTTGTCCTCTGCCGGGTGATCGGCGGCATGTCCGCCCTCCTCTTCATCGCGCTGACAACGCCCATGACCGACCTCTTCGTGGTCATGCGGAAGGCCCGCGTCCCGGATTTTGTCATCGACCTTGCGATGATCATCTACCGGACCATCTTCTTCCTTTTGGATCAGGTGCGGCAGATCTACCATGCGCAGGTGATGCGTCTCGGCTACTCGGGCTGGAAGGAGTCGGTCCACACCTTCTCGGTGCTCTGCGGGTCGGCGTTCATTGCGAGCTGGGACGCGGGCGACGACCTGGTGCGGGCCATGGACGCCCGGTGCTATGACGGGAAGTTCGCGCTTCTCGGAGAGAACCGCCCGGTTGAACTCCGGCCGCTTGCCGCCCTCGCCCTCTTCCTGATCGCGGCATCGGCAGCCGTTGTCGCAACGCAGGGTATGACCTTACTGTAG
- a CDS encoding energy-coupling factor ABC transporter substrate-binding protein, which yields MAKNYTLEILAVVAILGFCAVFLYTSSTMTGAEFAGSDNVGSGLIAELSGKDVESFTPLIPQWEPPSGEIESCLFALQAAIGGIFVGGVFGYWLGQRKGLSDAKVNQ from the coding sequence ATGGCGAAGAATTACACTCTCGAGATCCTTGCGGTCGTTGCGATCCTTGGTTTCTGTGCAGTCTTCCTCTACACAAGCTCGACCATGACCGGCGCCGAGTTCGCCGGTTCCGACAACGTGGGATCGGGCTTGATCGCGGAGCTCTCGGGGAAGGACGTTGAGAGTTTCACGCCGCTCATCCCCCAGTGGGAACCGCCAAGCGGTGAGATCGAGTCGTGCCTCTTCGCCCTCCAGGCAGCCATCGGCGGAATCTTCGTTGGCGGGGTCTTCGGGTACTGGCTTGGCCAGCGGAAAGGTTTGAGTGATGCAAAGGTGAACCAGTAA
- a CDS encoding pyridoxal phosphate-dependent aminotransferase gives MQNKRAGTGKGKAPFFTTHPSRADTFTESVIREMTRLALKHNAINLAQGFPDFPCPPGLKTAACEAVKDDINQYAITWGAKDLREALARRVKTFNRMTFNPETEITVTCGSTEAMMASMLAIIQPGDEVVVPEPFYENYGPDAQISGAAPRYVPLTDDLSIDEEKWKSVFSKKTRAIIINTPNNPTGKVFSKQELSFIADLCIEHNAVAITDEIYEHIVYDGHKHVSIGSLPGMEDRTITIGSFSKTYSVTGWRVGYALADAALTDRIRKIHDFLTVGAPAPLQRACVAALDLPESYYKELAMEYDRKRQILYKGLKKAGFACELPEGAYYLYTDISSFGMSDTDFARHLVETAGVAAVPGSSFYANGGETKLRFTFSKKDETLQEACKRLETL, from the coding sequence ATGCAGAACAAGAGAGCCGGAACGGGGAAGGGTAAGGCCCCCTTCTTTACCACCCACCCGTCCCGGGCCGACACGTTCACTGAATCCGTTATCCGGGAGATGACCCGGCTCGCCCTGAAGCACAACGCGATCAACCTTGCCCAGGGATTCCCCGACTTTCCCTGTCCTCCCGGACTGAAGACCGCGGCCTGCGAAGCCGTCAAGGATGATATTAACCAATACGCGATTACCTGGGGAGCAAAAGACCTCCGCGAGGCGCTCGCACGGCGGGTGAAGACGTTCAACAGGATGACCTTCAATCCCGAGACGGAGATCACGGTCACCTGCGGCTCGACAGAAGCGATGATGGCCTCGATGCTTGCCATCATCCAGCCGGGCGACGAGGTGGTTGTGCCGGAACCCTTCTACGAGAACTATGGCCCGGATGCACAGATCTCGGGCGCTGCCCCGCGCTATGTCCCCCTTACAGACGACCTCTCCATCGATGAGGAGAAATGGAAGTCCGTGTTTTCAAAGAAGACCCGGGCCATCATCATCAACACGCCCAACAACCCGACCGGCAAGGTATTTTCCAAGCAGGAACTCTCGTTCATCGCCGACCTCTGCATCGAGCACAATGCGGTTGCCATCACGGACGAGATCTACGAACACATCGTGTATGACGGGCATAAACACGTTTCGATCGGGTCACTCCCCGGCATGGAGGACCGGACGATCACCATCGGCAGTTTCTCGAAGACCTACAGCGTGACCGGGTGGCGGGTCGGCTATGCTCTTGCGGATGCTGCGCTTACGGACCGGATCCGGAAGATCCACGATTTCCTGACCGTCGGCGCCCCCGCACCCCTCCAGCGGGCCTGCGTTGCCGCCCTCGACCTGCCGGAATCGTACTACAAGGAACTTGCCATGGAGTACGACCGCAAGCGGCAGATCCTCTATAAAGGCCTGAAGAAGGCCGGGTTCGCCTGCGAACTCCCCGAGGGTGCGTATTACCTGTACACCGACATCAGCTCCTTTGGCATGAGCGACACGGACTTTGCCCGCCACCTGGTGGAGACGGCAGGAGTTGCGGCCGTGCCGGGAAGCTCGTTCTATGCGAACGGTGGCGAAACGAAGCTCAGGTTTACGTTCTCGAAGAAGGATGAGACGCTCCAGGAAGCATGCAAAAGGTTAGAGACCCTTTAA
- a CDS encoding energy-coupling factor ABC transporter ATP-binding protein translates to MSSIVLEARDIRYRYPRGQEAIRGISFHFRRGEKIALVGPNGAGKSTLLQMFNGMIRPDSGMMLFDNRPMEYDRASLRELRRKVGFVLQNPDRQIIAPTVYQDVAFGPTNLGYSEAEVRESVTTALRHVGLAGFERRPPHQLSGGEKKRVAIAGVLAMDPDVLVFDEPTSGLDPSGSEDLMELLDELNHEGKTIVISTHDVELAYPWADRVILLADGQIIKEDIPDVAFGNTKFVRMAHLSVPTLLELSAELEKRGFFIPGRKPRSVLDMVHIIESQARGSCCHPAPGTITVCNVDTIAPGTTPLWVQAHPGIAVGAMGTRAKQCAAMEQVALEFTYGVIDKCILRALRGKDSLILTNGSMVGRVTERVEAYCKESGNVISVALLETTDRLS, encoded by the coding sequence ATGAGCAGCATTGTCCTAGAAGCACGTGATATCCGATACCGCTACCCGCGGGGGCAGGAGGCGATCAGGGGGATCAGCTTCCACTTCCGCCGGGGCGAGAAGATCGCGCTGGTCGGCCCGAACGGCGCCGGCAAGTCCACGCTCCTCCAGATGTTCAACGGCATGATCCGCCCGGATTCCGGGATGATGCTCTTCGACAACAGGCCGATGGAATACGACCGGGCATCGCTCCGTGAACTACGGCGGAAAGTCGGGTTCGTGCTCCAGAACCCGGACCGGCAGATCATTGCCCCGACCGTATACCAGGACGTTGCCTTCGGGCCGACAAACCTCGGGTATTCCGAAGCAGAGGTGAGGGAGTCCGTCACGACCGCCCTCCGGCACGTGGGCCTTGCCGGCTTCGAGCGCCGCCCGCCCCACCAGCTCTCGGGCGGGGAGAAGAAACGGGTCGCCATCGCCGGCGTGCTCGCAATGGACCCGGACGTGCTGGTTTTCGACGAACCCACGAGCGGCCTCGACCCGTCCGGCTCGGAAGACCTCATGGAACTCCTTGACGAGCTGAACCACGAGGGCAAGACCATTGTCATCTCCACGCACGATGTCGAGCTCGCGTACCCGTGGGCGGATCGGGTCATCCTCCTCGCAGACGGTCAGATCATCAAGGAGGACATCCCGGACGTGGCGTTCGGGAACACGAAGTTCGTCCGCATGGCTCATCTCTCTGTCCCAACCCTGCTCGAACTCTCGGCGGAACTGGAGAAGCGCGGTTTTTTCATTCCCGGGCGAAAGCCCCGGAGTGTGCTTGATATGGTTCACATCATCGAGAGCCAGGCTCGTGGATCCTGCTGCCACCCGGCGCCGGGCACGATCACGGTCTGTAATGTTGATACGATTGCCCCAGGTACCACCCCTCTCTGGGTACAGGCCCATCCCGGCATCGCCGTTGGCGCCATGGGCACGCGGGCCAAGCAGTGCGCTGCAATGGAGCAGGTTGCGCTGGAGTTCACCTACGGGGTCATCGACAAGTGCATCCTCCGTGCCTTGCGAGGGAAGGACTCGCTCATCCTCACGAATGGGAGCATGGTGGGTCGGGTTACGGAACGGGTGGAGGCGTACTGCAAGGAGAGCGGGAATGTCATTTCCGTCGCTCTCTTGGAAACGACAGACCGGTTATCTTGA
- the nikR gene encoding nickel-responsive transcriptional regulator NikR: MAMEDDLSRIGISLPKNLLDRFDEILNYRGYSSRSEGIRDAIRTYITYYKWMSDVKGEREGVITMVYDHEQRNLLSAITEIEHEYHGIIKASLHSHVTHERCLEVILVHGDGSQLKALAEKLMSHKGVESVKLTTIAIES; this comes from the coding sequence ATGGCCATGGAAGACGATCTCTCCCGCATCGGCATCTCGCTGCCGAAGAACCTTCTTGACCGTTTCGATGAGATCCTGAACTACCGCGGGTATTCGTCGCGATCGGAAGGGATCCGCGACGCCATCCGCACCTACATCACGTATTACAAGTGGATGTCGGATGTCAAGGGCGAACGGGAAGGCGTCATCACGATGGTGTACGACCACGAGCAGCGGAACCTCCTCTCGGCTATCACGGAGATCGAGCACGAGTATCACGGCATCATCAAGGCCTCGCTCCACTCCCACGTCACCCATGAGCGGTGCCTTGAGGTCATCCTGGTCCACGGCGATGGCAGCCAGCTCAAGGCGCTTGCCGAGAAGCTGATGTCCCACAAGGGCGTCGAGTCGGTCAAGCTCACGACAATTGCAATCGAGAGCTGA